The following are encoded together in the Flavihumibacter fluvii genome:
- a CDS encoding ABC transporter permease, with product MLTNYFKIAWRNLFRNKLHTSINIGGLIIGFTIGIVILMVVYSQLRFDNFHKNGNRIYQAYNVFNKKTGEDVGNSFGYPAAPTFKSEVPAIEKATRFLNGGKKLMYNNKELSVSNMMVDEDFLSIFSFPVVKGTSGNPLARLTDIAITEYAAKKIFGNEDPIGKTVNVSTGETMQALTVAAVLKDFPENSSIRFDILTRIENRSDYANNKNRWDNQHHPVYVQLKEGATQAQAEAQLKQVNQKYLPEWYTEMKKNGGIPDQQGDLWATRLLPLNKIHFTPRVNGRSTTSYAQIAAILVVGLLIILIASFNFININLANAFTRSKEIGVRKCLGAAKGRLFGQLWSESFLVCFIAFLVSLLLIKLGSHYFTSLQEMNININEILLQPVFIALSLGLLLFVSLIAGGYPSWLMAKFKVVETLKGKVSLQRKSILRNGLIVAQFSVACIMITCTVVIYRQFQYLQSADLGINKDYMVSIPLYNAETGKETINKLRNRLVNNPQILSITGSNINIGQGLDRSTSRSRIGFDYKEKSITTNMAAVDYDYLKTMGVKTIDGRDFDRAYGGDSLYNVLVSESVAKQFNEKNLVGMDLLIDSTGPRWHVVGIFPDFHLYSLHEAIAPLTLTMYKEDRLSYCFVKLSSRNLISAMETLKNEMAILEPGHEFMGSFVEENINNWYRQEKMMSIMFSIAAIVSIALSCMGLLAMVLLIIQHRVKEIGVRKVLGASVQNISLLISKEFLLLVVIAVLIATPIAWMLMYKWLQDFPYRIDAPWWIFAGVALLAIIIALLTISVNTVRAAMQNPVKSLRTE from the coding sequence ATGCTGACCAACTATTTCAAAATTGCCTGGAGAAACCTTTTCCGGAATAAACTCCATACTTCGATCAATATCGGTGGACTGATCATTGGCTTTACCATCGGCATCGTCATCCTGATGGTTGTGTACAGCCAGTTGCGGTTTGATAACTTTCATAAAAACGGCAACCGCATTTACCAGGCATATAATGTCTTCAATAAAAAGACCGGGGAAGATGTTGGCAATTCATTTGGGTACCCGGCAGCCCCAACCTTCAAATCAGAAGTCCCGGCCATAGAGAAAGCAACCCGTTTCCTGAACGGCGGCAAAAAATTAATGTACAACAACAAAGAGCTTTCCGTTTCAAATATGATGGTGGATGAAGACTTTTTATCCATCTTCAGTTTTCCAGTGGTGAAGGGCACGAGTGGTAATCCACTTGCCCGCTTAACAGATATTGCCATTACCGAGTATGCAGCAAAGAAGATCTTTGGAAATGAAGACCCGATCGGTAAAACGGTCAATGTTTCAACGGGTGAAACCATGCAGGCGCTGACCGTTGCTGCCGTATTAAAGGATTTCCCCGAAAATTCAAGCATACGATTTGATATACTGACCCGTATTGAGAACCGATCGGATTATGCCAACAATAAAAATCGTTGGGACAACCAGCACCATCCGGTGTATGTTCAGTTGAAAGAGGGTGCCACGCAGGCCCAGGCTGAAGCACAATTAAAACAGGTTAACCAAAAGTACCTGCCCGAATGGTATACAGAGATGAAAAAAAATGGTGGCATTCCCGATCAGCAGGGTGACCTGTGGGCAACAAGATTATTGCCCTTAAATAAAATACATTTTACCCCACGTGTGAACGGGCGCTCTACAACCAGCTATGCACAAATTGCAGCTATACTGGTTGTAGGTTTACTGATCATACTCATCGCCAGCTTCAATTTTATCAATATCAACCTGGCAAATGCATTTACCCGGAGCAAGGAAATCGGCGTGCGGAAATGCCTGGGTGCAGCTAAGGGCAGGTTATTCGGACAATTATGGAGTGAAAGTTTCCTGGTCTGTTTCATTGCATTCCTGGTTTCATTGCTACTGATAAAATTAGGCAGCCATTATTTTACCAGTCTGCAGGAAATGAATATTAATATCAACGAAATCCTGCTCCAGCCTGTGTTTATAGCCCTCTCCCTTGGGCTCCTCTTGTTTGTTTCCCTGATTGCCGGTGGCTATCCATCCTGGCTGATGGCAAAATTTAAGGTGGTGGAAACACTCAAGGGAAAGGTGAGCCTCCAAAGGAAAAGTATTTTAAGGAATGGGCTGATCGTTGCACAATTCTCTGTTGCCTGTATCATGATCACCTGTACTGTGGTGATATACCGGCAATTCCAGTACCTGCAAAGCGCTGACCTGGGGATCAACAAAGACTATATGGTCAGTATCCCATTATACAATGCGGAAACAGGTAAGGAAACGATCAATAAACTAAGGAACAGGTTAGTGAATAATCCACAGATTCTGTCCATCACCGGTAGCAATATTAATATCGGCCAGGGACTGGACAGAAGTACCAGCAGGTCGCGGATCGGGTTCGATTACAAAGAAAAATCCATTACAACCAATATGGCGGCAGTGGATTATGACTACCTGAAAACCATGGGCGTGAAAACGATTGATGGCCGTGATTTTGACAGGGCATACGGGGGCGATTCACTATATAATGTGCTGGTCTCTGAGAGTGTGGCGAAGCAGTTTAATGAAAAGAACCTCGTAGGTATGGACCTGCTGATAGACAGCACTGGACCCCGCTGGCATGTTGTAGGTATTTTCCCCGATTTCCATTTGTATTCATTGCATGAAGCGATAGCACCCCTCACATTAACCATGTATAAAGAGGACCGGTTATCCTATTGTTTTGTAAAACTGTCTTCCCGGAACCTGATCTCAGCCATGGAGACGCTGAAAAATGAAATGGCCATTCTGGAGCCCGGACATGAATTCATGGGCAGTTTTGTTGAAGAAAATATCAATAACTGGTACAGGCAGGAAAAAATGATGTCCATCATGTTCAGTATCGCCGCTATTGTTTCCATTGCACTCTCCTGTATGGGACTCCTGGCCATGGTATTATTGATCATCCAGCATCGTGTAAAGGAAATAGGTGTGAGAAAAGTATTGGGCGCCAGTGTGCAAAATATTTCATTGCTGATCTCAAAAGAGTTCCTTCTGCTGGTAGTGATCGCGGTATTGATTGCAACTCCCATCGCCTGGATGCTCATGTACAAATGGCTGCAGGATTTTCCTTACCGTATTGATGCACCATGGTGGATCTTTGCCGGCGTAGCATTGCTGGCCATCATCATTGCGCTGCTGACCATTAGCGTGAATACGGTGCGGGCTGCGATGCAAAATCCGGTGAAAAGCCTGAGGACGGAGTAA
- a CDS encoding cation:proton antiporter gives MKKYLLSYSTVFVVFLGLMWWILSKGEKLQPHYPGVAPKELSHPQAAPGSARITETALEVFYQNLQQPLSRLLLQVIVILFVARIFGAIARKLHFQSVVGEMIAGIVLGPSLLGWLFPQFSEFLFPPDSLKNLQFLSQIGLILFMFVIGMDLDIHEVRHKAKEAVVISHASILFPYFLGILLAYFLFERFAYAGTSFLSFALFMGIAMSITAFPVLARILQERKLTQSPLGILAITCAATDDVTAWCILAVVIAIVKAGSLVSAVIAIGLAILFVLFMLYPVKRWWHRTSVFLQQRKKASKTLIAGSFFVLLLSALMAEVIGIHALFGAFLAGVIMPHEGRHKELLTDKVEDVSVLLFLPIFFAFTGLRTHIGLLTEGNYWWICGLIILVAVAGKFGGSMVAARVVGQSWKDALSIGALMNTRGLMELVVLNIGFDLGILSPEIFAMMVLMALSTTLMTGPALDIINAYFPRQAETG, from the coding sequence ATGAAAAAATACCTGCTTTCTTATTCGACTGTTTTTGTTGTATTCCTTGGATTGATGTGGTGGATCCTTTCGAAAGGTGAAAAACTGCAGCCTCATTACCCAGGAGTTGCACCCAAAGAATTGTCGCATCCCCAGGCCGCACCAGGTTCAGCCAGGATAACTGAAACGGCGCTCGAAGTATTTTACCAGAATTTACAGCAACCGCTCAGCCGGTTATTATTACAGGTCATCGTTATTTTATTTGTAGCCAGGATATTTGGTGCGATTGCAAGGAAACTGCATTTCCAGTCGGTAGTGGGTGAAATGATTGCCGGTATCGTCCTGGGGCCCTCCCTGCTGGGCTGGCTTTTCCCCCAGTTTTCTGAATTTTTGTTTCCTCCCGACTCCCTTAAAAATCTTCAGTTCCTCAGCCAGATCGGATTGATCCTGTTCATGTTTGTCATTGGTATGGATCTCGATATCCATGAAGTGCGCCATAAGGCGAAAGAAGCAGTAGTGATCAGCCATGCCAGTATTTTATTTCCCTATTTCCTGGGGATATTGCTGGCCTATTTTTTATTTGAACGCTTTGCTTATGCGGGTACCAGTTTCCTGTCTTTTGCCTTATTTATGGGCATCGCCATGAGCATAACGGCCTTTCCTGTTTTGGCCAGGATATTACAGGAGAGAAAACTGACGCAATCGCCATTAGGTATCCTCGCCATCACCTGTGCAGCAACAGATGATGTAACGGCCTGGTGCATTCTTGCAGTTGTAATAGCAATTGTAAAAGCAGGCAGTTTAGTTAGTGCGGTAATTGCTATTGGCCTCGCGATCCTGTTCGTATTATTTATGTTGTACCCGGTTAAAAGGTGGTGGCACAGGACCTCGGTTTTCCTGCAACAGCGGAAAAAGGCATCGAAGACACTGATTGCGGGGTCTTTTTTTGTATTACTGCTTAGCGCCCTGATGGCGGAAGTCATTGGCATTCATGCCTTGTTTGGGGCGTTCCTCGCGGGTGTGATCATGCCCCATGAAGGCCGTCACAAAGAATTACTGACAGATAAAGTGGAAGATGTAAGCGTTTTATTATTCCTGCCTATATTCTTTGCGTTTACCGGGTTGAGGACACATATCGGCCTATTAACCGAGGGGAATTATTGGTGGATATGCGGCCTGATCATTTTGGTGGCCGTTGCGGGAAAGTTTGGCGGCAGCATGGTTGCAGCGCGGGTGGTTGGACAATCCTGGAAGGATGCTTTGTCCATTGGCGCATTGATGAATACGCGCGGATTGATGGAACTGGTCGTGTTGAACATTGGCTTTGACCTGGGTATTCTCTCACCTGAGATATTTGCCATGATGGTCCTGATGGCTTTGTCAACTACCTTGATGACCGGTCCCGCGCTGGATATTATCAATGCGTATTTCCCGCGGCAGGCTGAAACTGGTTAA
- a CDS encoding saccharopine dehydrogenase family protein encodes MTNNLLLYGANGYTGKIITEASETYGLQPILGGRNAAAIQELSHQFQLPYRIADLDSEASIDELLKDIDVVIHAAGPFAITSEPMIRGCIRNKVHYLDITGEIPVFEKAKTYDTAAQEAGIMIMPGTGFDVVPTDCMALWLKEQLPDATSLELAFTNLGGGLSHGTATTMVRSLGENGAVRENGKIIPSPLGAKYRLIDFGKGPWMVMSIPWGDVSTAYTTTGIPNITTYTGITWSIYRVMKLQWMFNWALRTNWIRKKAQEYINRKPAGPSPEARKIAKSLVWGEVRNAAGKKISGRLRGPDGYTLTAHSSLIIAKKVLDGNFKTGYQTPAGCYGSGLVMEVPGTEKY; translated from the coding sequence ATGACAAATAACCTGCTATTATATGGAGCTAATGGCTATACCGGAAAAATCATTACCGAGGCTTCCGAAACTTATGGATTACAACCGATCCTTGGTGGCAGGAATGCAGCTGCTATCCAGGAATTATCCCACCAATTCCAATTGCCATACCGTATCGCCGACCTGGATAGTGAGGCTTCCATCGACGAATTACTGAAGGATATCGATGTGGTGATCCATGCAGCCGGACCATTTGCCATTACTTCAGAACCTATGATCAGGGGCTGCATCAGGAACAAAGTTCATTACCTGGATATCACCGGTGAAATACCCGTTTTCGAAAAGGCTAAAACCTACGATACCGCCGCGCAGGAAGCCGGTATCATGATCATGCCCGGAACAGGGTTTGATGTGGTACCCACTGACTGCATGGCCCTTTGGCTGAAAGAACAATTACCCGATGCCACCTCCCTGGAACTGGCCTTTACCAACTTAGGCGGGGGACTTTCACATGGAACCGCCACCACGATGGTAAGATCTCTTGGTGAAAATGGCGCCGTCCGGGAAAATGGAAAAATCATTCCAAGTCCGCTCGGCGCAAAATACCGCCTCATAGATTTTGGTAAGGGACCATGGATGGTCATGAGTATCCCCTGGGGTGATGTCTCCACCGCCTATACTACCACAGGCATTCCCAACATTACCACCTATACCGGTATCACCTGGTCTATTTACAGGGTGATGAAATTGCAATGGATGTTCAACTGGGCGCTGCGCACCAATTGGATCAGGAAAAAAGCACAGGAATATATCAATAGAAAACCCGCTGGTCCGTCTCCCGAAGCGCGCAAAATCGCAAAAAGCCTGGTATGGGGTGAAGTGAGGAACGCAGCCGGTAAAAAAATAAGCGGCAGGTTACGTGGACCAGATGGGTATACGTTAACCGCTCACAGCAGCCTCATTATTGCAAAAAAAGTCCTTGATGGAAACTTTAAGACAGGCTACCAGACCCCGGCAGGCTGTTATGGTTCCGGCCTTGTGATGGAAGTACCCGGTACTGAAAAATATTAA
- a CDS encoding single-stranded DNA-binding protein yields MSENKNRVILVGNLGADPEIKITPTGRKMAKFNVATNETFQNSQGEKVTETQWHHLVAWGKQADKAEQELQKGTEVSLEGKIIYRQYVDKDGAKKTVTEITVLELSCVAQRSKSDA; encoded by the coding sequence ATGAGTGAGAACAAGAACAGGGTGATACTGGTCGGAAACCTGGGTGCGGACCCTGAAATCAAAATCACCCCAACGGGCCGGAAAATGGCAAAATTTAATGTGGCTACCAATGAAACCTTCCAGAACAGCCAGGGTGAAAAAGTAACCGAAACGCAATGGCACCATCTTGTCGCCTGGGGAAAGCAGGCCGATAAAGCGGAGCAGGAATTGCAAAAGGGTACTGAGGTCTCCCTGGAGGGGAAAATCATTTACCGGCAATATGTTGATAAGGACGGTGCCAAAAAAACAGTAACCGAGATCACGGTTTTGGAACTTTCCTGCGTGGCCCAGCGAAGTAAGTCGGATGCCTGA
- a CDS encoding helix-turn-helix domain-containing protein: MQPDSTNTYFELATRFVQHTGRNIFLTGKAGTGKTTFLKHIRSTCTKKTAVVAPTGVAAINAGGVTLHTFFQLPLGAFMPGGIIPDSGDQLFNNRQTLLRNLRLSHPKRELMRELELLIIDEVSMLRADLLDAIDVILRHVRRKPSQAFGGVQVLFIGDLFQLPPVIGEREWVHLKEQYESPFFFDAQVLKSDQPVLLELKKIYRQSEQSFIDLLNKVRNNQLVADDFQWLNSRYRFGFQPAQEEQFITLTTHNSRADQINQQALSLLDEKSWHFRAEIVGDFSEKAFPADEELVLKKGAQIMFVKNDKGEERRFFNGRLGIVQEITEEHILIRFAEEEQLLELERETWRNIRHQYNKAKDSIEEEELGTFSQYPIRLAWAITIHKSQGLTFDKAIIDAGSAFAPGQVYVALSRLTNIEGLVLRSRINNGAIQTDPRVLNFTALEKGIDSLEQELLEGEQVFIRESLLNAFQVEGLRELAELWIMEAEKKSNAGKIQIREWALRFRDQVAQLTPLAKKTMDHLDAHFRLGDSVGFAQLVERTTAAAKYFSAELMKVREGLQEHAGEMKKEARMGKYLRELGAIEAAVLIRIEHIRKSEQLSQAILSGASAGSLLQLISAKPVVENAASPASANKIPGQKVAAKKQPVKKGESQRASFELYQAGKSIPEIATERALAVSTVTNHLVGFVASGELDIEQLVTKEKLSKIVETIAGLNAVQSGPVKEVLGDGFSYPEIKAAFAHLEYTRKTAVN, from the coding sequence ATGCAACCCGATTCAACGAATACCTATTTTGAGCTGGCCACGCGTTTTGTGCAACATACCGGAAGGAATATTTTCCTTACGGGAAAAGCGGGTACCGGTAAGACCACCTTTTTGAAACACATCAGGTCAACCTGTACAAAAAAGACTGCAGTGGTTGCGCCAACCGGTGTTGCCGCTATCAATGCGGGCGGTGTTACGCTACATACTTTTTTCCAGTTGCCATTAGGGGCTTTTATGCCAGGTGGCATTATTCCTGACAGTGGCGACCAGTTATTCAATAATCGCCAGACCTTGTTAAGGAACCTGCGGTTATCGCATCCCAAGCGCGAACTAATGCGCGAGCTGGAGTTGCTGATCATTGATGAAGTAAGTATGTTAAGGGCAGATCTATTGGATGCCATTGATGTGATCCTGCGGCATGTGAGAAGAAAACCATCGCAGGCTTTCGGTGGCGTGCAGGTCTTGTTCATCGGTGACCTGTTTCAATTGCCCCCTGTGATTGGTGAAAGGGAATGGGTACATTTAAAGGAACAATATGAAAGCCCGTTTTTTTTTGATGCCCAGGTGCTTAAATCGGACCAACCGGTATTGCTGGAACTAAAAAAGATCTACCGCCAGAGTGAGCAGTCTTTTATTGACCTGCTGAATAAAGTCCGGAATAACCAGTTGGTAGCTGATGACTTCCAATGGCTGAACAGCAGGTACCGCTTTGGGTTCCAGCCCGCACAGGAAGAACAGTTTATTACACTTACCACACATAATTCCAGGGCCGACCAAATTAACCAGCAGGCTTTGTCACTGCTGGATGAAAAGTCCTGGCATTTCAGGGCAGAGATAGTAGGGGATTTTTCAGAGAAAGCTTTTCCGGCTGATGAAGAACTGGTCCTGAAAAAAGGGGCGCAGATCATGTTTGTCAAAAATGACAAAGGTGAGGAGCGTCGCTTTTTCAATGGGCGCCTGGGAATTGTACAGGAAATTACTGAAGAGCATATTCTGATCAGGTTTGCTGAAGAAGAACAATTGCTGGAGCTCGAAAGGGAAACCTGGCGGAATATCAGGCACCAGTACAACAAGGCAAAAGACAGTATCGAAGAGGAAGAGCTGGGAACTTTTTCACAATATCCTATCCGGCTGGCCTGGGCTATCACCATTCACAAGAGCCAGGGCTTAACTTTTGATAAAGCGATTATTGATGCCGGATCAGCTTTTGCACCCGGACAAGTTTATGTTGCCTTAAGCAGGCTGACCAATATTGAAGGATTGGTACTACGGTCCAGGATAAACAATGGAGCCATACAGACCGATCCAAGGGTATTGAACTTTACAGCACTTGAAAAAGGCATAGACAGCCTGGAACAGGAATTGCTGGAGGGCGAGCAGGTTTTTATCAGGGAATCTTTATTAAATGCCTTCCAGGTTGAAGGGCTGCGGGAGCTGGCAGAATTGTGGATCATGGAGGCCGAGAAGAAAAGCAATGCCGGGAAAATCCAGATAAGGGAATGGGCCCTTCGATTCCGGGACCAGGTTGCACAATTAACCCCGTTGGCAAAAAAAACCATGGATCATCTTGATGCACATTTTCGGTTAGGTGACAGCGTTGGATTTGCCCAGTTGGTCGAAAGAACCACCGCTGCGGCAAAATATTTTTCCGCAGAACTGATGAAGGTCAGGGAAGGTTTACAGGAGCATGCCGGGGAGATGAAGAAAGAAGCCCGCATGGGAAAATACCTGCGCGAACTTGGCGCAATTGAAGCAGCCGTGCTGATTCGGATTGAACATATCCGGAAATCGGAACAGTTATCACAGGCCATCCTATCCGGTGCCAGTGCCGGCAGCCTCTTACAATTGATTTCAGCAAAACCCGTTGTTGAAAATGCTGCATCCCCGGCTTCCGCTAATAAAATCCCCGGACAGAAAGTGGCTGCCAAAAAACAACCCGTCAAAAAAGGAGAAAGCCAACGTGCCAGTTTTGAATTATACCAGGCTGGAAAATCTATCCCGGAGATCGCCACGGAAAGGGCTCTTGCGGTATCTACAGTGACCAACCACCTGGTGGGGTTTGTGGCATCGGGGGAACTGGATATTGAACAATTGGTAACGAAAGAGAAACTCAGCAAAATTGTGGAAACTATCGCGGGATTGAATGCGGTTCAATCGGGCCCGGTGAAAGAGGTATTGGGCGATGGCTTTAGTTATCCGGAAATAAAAGCGGCTTTTGCTCACCTTGAGTATACCCGAAAAACAGCCGTTAATTAA
- a CDS encoding DMT family transporter has product MAARPSYQGILFMLLAALGFSLMGAAAKMVKDHFNAGQLVFWRNMIGAIVLVPSLIWKPPVRKTGGKTGWLIFRGFMGTMALYALLYCVIYMPLGTAMTYNLTSTIWIALFSFFVFKEYAGGQVILAILIGFAGMLLVYQPSMHLPWYYHFAGFISGISSAIAYITVGRLNTYYDPRLIVLAFIVGGTITPLISMLLHYFSGLPEDGIWLVSWQWPAGIQWIWIIGMGITALFGQYFVTRAYGADKASVVSAISYANIVFSVFLGVLLGDQFPDFTTATGIICIILSGIIISMYKHKTS; this is encoded by the coding sequence ATGGCGGCCAGGCCATCATACCAGGGGATCCTGTTTATGCTTTTGGCAGCATTGGGGTTTTCGCTGATGGGCGCAGCTGCAAAAATGGTCAAGGACCATTTTAATGCCGGACAGCTGGTCTTCTGGCGGAATATGATTGGCGCCATCGTATTGGTCCCCTCTTTAATTTGGAAACCACCCGTAAGAAAAACCGGTGGGAAAACGGGTTGGCTCATATTCAGGGGTTTTATGGGGACAATGGCTTTATATGCACTGCTGTATTGTGTGATCTACATGCCCCTGGGAACTGCGATGACCTATAACCTCACCTCAACAATCTGGATCGCCTTATTCTCGTTTTTTGTCTTTAAGGAGTATGCCGGCGGCCAGGTGATACTGGCCATCTTAATTGGATTTGCGGGTATGCTTCTGGTATACCAACCGAGTATGCACCTGCCCTGGTATTACCATTTTGCCGGTTTTATTTCAGGGATCAGCTCTGCCATTGCCTACATTACGGTAGGCCGTTTGAATACCTACTATGATCCAAGACTGATCGTTTTGGCATTTATTGTTGGCGGTACAATAACACCGCTCATCTCGATGCTCCTTCATTATTTTTCCGGATTGCCCGAAGATGGTATCTGGTTGGTAAGCTGGCAGTGGCCTGCGGGCATTCAGTGGATCTGGATCATCGGCATGGGCATTACTGCCTTATTCGGGCAGTATTTTGTAACAAGGGCGTATGGCGCGGATAAGGCCAGCGTTGTTTCTGCCATCAGTTACGCCAATATTGTATTCAGCGTTTTCCTGGGTGTATTATTGGGCGACCAGTTTCCGGACTTCACCACTGCGACGGGAATTATTTGTATCATCCTGAGCGGCATTATTATTTCCATGTACAAGCACAAAACATCCTGA
- a CDS encoding ArsR/SmtB family transcription factor, with product MAIHKKEIFSRKEQDLAAFAKALAHPARIAILKVLAAKNECICGEIVEILPLAQSTVSQHLKELKDAGLINGSIDGPRSCYCINWKAFELFNKEFSGLFASLQVKQAKSCC from the coding sequence ATGGCGATTCACAAAAAGGAAATTTTTTCCCGGAAAGAGCAGGACCTGGCTGCATTTGCCAAAGCACTGGCCCATCCTGCACGTATTGCCATTTTGAAAGTACTGGCGGCTAAAAACGAATGTATCTGCGGCGAGATCGTTGAGATTTTACCGTTGGCACAAAGTACCGTATCACAGCACCTGAAAGAACTTAAAGATGCCGGCCTGATCAACGGATCAATTGATGGTCCGCGCAGCTGTTATTGTATTAACTGGAAGGCATTTGAATTATTCAATAAAGAATTCAGTGGCTTGTTTGCCTCTTTACAGGTTAAACAAGCCAAATCCTGTTGTTAA
- a CDS encoding arsenite methyltransferase — protein MQNDQALKQAVKEKYGEIAEQSSTQNAASCCGATSCCGGDEVYNIMADDYSQLEGYHENADLGLGCGMPTAFARIKEGDTVIDLGSGAGNDCFVARAAVGEKGKVIGIDFTEKMISKARDNAEQLGFNNVEFRLGDIEQIPVTANKADVIVSNCVLNLVPNKTAVFKEIFRVLKPGGHFSISDIVLEGELPEKWKAVAELYSGCVSGAVQEKDYLAIIDQAGFTNRIIQKEKEIIIPEDILLQYLDAAEIATYKSGRIKIKSITVFAQKPAEVKAACCEPGSGCC, from the coding sequence ATGCAAAATGACCAGGCCTTAAAGCAGGCCGTAAAAGAAAAATACGGTGAGATTGCTGAACAGTCATCCACCCAGAATGCGGCATCCTGTTGTGGCGCTACCAGCTGCTGCGGCGGTGACGAAGTGTATAACATTATGGCTGATGATTATTCCCAGCTCGAAGGTTACCATGAAAATGCTGACCTGGGATTGGGTTGTGGCATGCCCACTGCATTTGCCCGGATAAAAGAAGGCGATACCGTGATCGATCTTGGCAGCGGCGCTGGTAATGATTGTTTTGTTGCCCGCGCAGCAGTAGGCGAAAAAGGCAAAGTGATCGGAATTGATTTTACCGAAAAAATGATCAGCAAAGCCCGGGATAATGCAGAACAACTTGGTTTTAATAATGTGGAATTCAGGTTGGGCGATATCGAACAGATACCGGTCACTGCTAATAAAGCAGATGTTATTGTCAGCAATTGTGTACTTAACCTGGTGCCGAATAAAACAGCGGTTTTCAAGGAAATATTCAGGGTGTTAAAACCCGGCGGGCATTTTTCCATTTCCGACATCGTGTTGGAAGGTGAGCTGCCTGAAAAATGGAAAGCAGTGGCCGAGCTCTATTCTGGTTGCGTGTCAGGTGCCGTCCAGGAAAAAGATTACCTGGCGATTATTGACCAGGCTGGATTCACCAATCGCATTATCCAAAAAGAAAAAGAGATCATCATACCAGAAGATATCCTATTGCAATACCTGGATGCGGCAGAAATCGCGACCTATAAATCCGGACGCATAAAAATTAAAAGCATCACCGTTTTTGCACAAAAGCCTGCAGAAGTTAAAGCTGCCTGTTGTGAACCCGGAAGCGGATGTTGCTAA
- the arsN2 gene encoding arsenic resistance N-acetyltransferase ArsN2 — MDEELFIEPAAAEDFSSVCALLESEQLPISDLRKDMKHFFLAIIGETTVGAIGLDPYGSAGLLRSMIVLPGYRHMGIAAYLVETLETHAKQQAIKELFLITNTAEGFFTKMGFNKISKDQLPVTVASSAEFNGLCPASSSIMKKAM; from the coding sequence ATGGACGAAGAACTTTTTATAGAGCCGGCAGCAGCGGAAGATTTTTCTTCCGTTTGCGCTTTGCTGGAATCGGAGCAACTGCCCATATCAGACCTTAGAAAGGATATGAAGCATTTTTTCCTGGCCATAATTGGTGAAACTACTGTTGGTGCCATCGGATTGGATCCTTATGGTTCAGCTGGATTATTGCGCTCAATGATCGTGCTGCCAGGATATAGACATATGGGTATTGCCGCATACCTTGTTGAAACACTTGAAACACATGCGAAACAACAGGCCATCAAAGAACTTTTTCTCATCACCAATACTGCTGAAGGATTTTTTACCAAAATGGGATTTAATAAAATCAGCAAGGACCAGCTACCCGTTACAGTAGCCAGCTCGGCTGAATTCAATGGACTATGCCCGGCTTCTTCAAGTATCATGAAAAAAGCAATGTAG